The following coding sequences are from one Halomonas sp. HAL1 window:
- a CDS encoding mandelate racemase/muconate lactonizing enzyme family protein — protein sequence MSTQQSISSDEISGVKVSLIYLPLAAPISDAKVLTGRQKPLTEIAFVFAEIRTEVGFEGIGFGYSKRAGGPGMYAHAKEIADNLIGEDPNDISKLWDKLCWAGASMGRSGLATQAIAPFDIALWDLKAKRAGLPLAKLLGAHRDSVQCYNTSGGYLSTPLEQVLENIEKSLGNGIGGIKLKVGQPDTATDLKRVQAVREKLGDGFPFMVDANQQWDRSTAQRFGKVLEQFDLTWIEEPLDAYDHVGHAALAASLDTPIATGEMLTSFDEHSHLLTTNACDFVQPDAPRVGGITPFLKIMSLADFHRIKLAPHFAMEIHLHLAAAFPQEPWLEHFEWLEPMFNERLVLREGRMLVPKRPGLGFSLSDQALAWMVDYQSFGSFA from the coding sequence ATGTCTACGCAACAGAGCATTTCTTCTGATGAGATCAGTGGGGTCAAAGTATCGCTGATCTATCTGCCACTAGCGGCACCGATCAGTGATGCCAAAGTGCTCACCGGACGCCAGAAGCCACTAACCGAGATCGCCTTCGTCTTTGCTGAGATTCGCACAGAAGTCGGCTTCGAGGGGATCGGTTTCGGATATTCCAAGCGCGCAGGTGGTCCCGGCATGTACGCCCACGCCAAGGAGATCGCTGATAACCTGATCGGCGAGGACCCTAACGATATCTCCAAACTATGGGACAAGCTGTGCTGGGCCGGCGCTTCCATGGGGCGCAGCGGCTTGGCGACTCAGGCCATAGCGCCGTTCGATATCGCTCTGTGGGATCTCAAGGCCAAACGTGCCGGCCTGCCGTTAGCCAAGCTGCTCGGCGCCCATCGCGACTCGGTACAATGCTACAATACCTCGGGTGGCTACCTTTCCACCCCGCTGGAGCAGGTATTGGAGAACATTGAAAAATCGTTGGGCAATGGTATAGGGGGCATTAAGCTCAAGGTCGGCCAGCCCGACACCGCCACAGATCTCAAGCGAGTCCAAGCGGTGCGCGAGAAGCTTGGGGACGGCTTTCCGTTCATGGTAGATGCCAATCAGCAATGGGATCGCTCCACAGCGCAGCGCTTCGGAAAGGTGCTCGAGCAGTTCGATCTGACTTGGATCGAGGAGCCGCTGGATGCCTATGATCATGTTGGGCACGCCGCTTTGGCTGCGTCGCTAGATACGCCGATCGCTACTGGCGAAATGCTCACCAGCTTCGACGAGCACAGCCATTTGTTGACTACAAATGCTTGTGATTTCGTACAGCCCGACGCCCCGAGGGTGGGCGGCATAACGCCGTTTCTGAAAATTATGAGTTTGGCCGATTTTCATCGCATCAAGCTGGCACCACACTTTGCCATGGAAATTCATCTGCATCTTGCGGCGGCATTCCCTCAGGAGCCTTGGCTAGAGCACTTCGAATGGTTGGAGCCGATGTTCAACGAGCGTCTTGTACTACGTGAAGGGCGCATGCTGGTACCCAAACGGCCAGGTCTAGGTTTCAGCTTGAGCGATCAGGCGCTGGCATGGATGGTGGATTATCAGTCGTTTGGCAGCTTTGCCTGA
- a CDS encoding nuclear transport factor 2 family protein, with product MSDIAKQREAIIRKYFDGCNEANVEKMMQCFTKDAVHYFPPGLPDIPWRSARTIAEKWVWCVENFGSSWTIENVLVGSDGLEAVIEWTHWKTKLGEALRGDEWYRFDADTGLITEIRAYYASRADKERPMNELEGFDYAGRGYALEPPVQR from the coding sequence ATGAGTGATATAGCCAAACAGCGTGAAGCAATTATTCGTAAATACTTCGATGGCTGTAATGAAGCCAATGTCGAAAAAATGATGCAATGTTTCACTAAAGATGCCGTGCACTATTTCCCCCCCGGCTTGCCCGATATTCCGTGGCGCAGCGCCCGCACCATTGCAGAGAAATGGGTCTGGTGTGTAGAAAACTTCGGCTCCAGTTGGACTATTGAAAACGTACTGGTGGGTAGCGACGGACTTGAGGCGGTTATTGAGTGGACGCACTGGAAAACCAAGTTGGGCGAGGCCCTACGTGGCGATGAGTGGTACCGATTTGATGCTGACACGGGACTGATTACAGAGATCCGCGCCTATTATGCTTCACGAGCGGACAAGGAACGCCCAATGAATGAGCTAGAAGGTTTCGACTACGCTGGCCGTGGTTACGCACTGGAGCCTCCAGTACAAAGATAA
- a CDS encoding YciI family protein yields the protein MHFMIIAQDAKAADTLEKRLAARQEHMQGIKAHKLDGSIVDGGAILDDEGHMCGSAVFCDFESRAALEDYLEKEVYMREGVWEEVKIYPVKRVDWDTLLSS from the coding sequence ATGCACTTCATGATCATTGCACAGGATGCTAAAGCGGCAGACACCTTGGAAAAACGCCTAGCGGCTCGCCAAGAGCACATGCAGGGCATTAAGGCCCATAAGCTTGATGGAAGCATTGTCGACGGTGGCGCCATTCTCGATGATGAGGGGCATATGTGTGGCTCTGCGGTATTCTGCGACTTTGAAAGCCGCGCAGCTCTTGAGGACTATCTTGAAAAAGAGGTCTACATGCGAGAGGGCGTTTGGGAAGAGGTGAAGATCTACCCTGTAAAGAGGGTCGACTGGGACACCCTGCTGAGTTCCTGA
- a CDS encoding tripartite tricarboxylate transporter substrate binding protein, giving the protein MINTMKKCAAIAFVTAGLGGFSSTALAAELDYPVDNLRLFVPASPGGGTDALAREYAREFEALTGTSVAVVNQSGGGGVSALQSVINAKPDGGTLLFYHSALHVASNSGRSPYSYEDMKPIATLGDLNEVYVVPGDAPYSTLNEMLEYIEKNDERLTMGVQMGAGTQLKGQALAEAADGQIRLVDAGSEGQRVPMLLGGQLDISVFSIANGLQYEESGDIQVLAVVSDKEDPAAPHWPTTVSQGLDISLPLVFTIYSQKELSDEIVQSLGEISAIIMERESFQTGMERVGVVPAFRPSDEAEEFVSQEEHMVSKLLEE; this is encoded by the coding sequence ATGATAAATACAATGAAGAAGTGTGCCGCCATCGCGTTTGTGACTGCCGGACTGGGGGGCTTTTCGAGCACCGCCTTGGCTGCCGAGCTCGATTACCCTGTCGACAATTTGCGCCTGTTCGTGCCGGCATCGCCGGGTGGTGGAACCGATGCCTTGGCGCGCGAATATGCCCGTGAATTCGAAGCTCTCACAGGGACATCGGTTGCAGTGGTCAACCAGAGCGGCGGCGGCGGGGTTTCTGCCCTCCAGTCTGTAATTAATGCCAAGCCCGACGGAGGCACGCTGCTCTTCTACCACAGTGCCCTGCACGTGGCGAGCAATTCGGGCCGGTCACCTTATTCTTACGAAGACATGAAGCCCATAGCAACGCTAGGCGACCTTAATGAGGTCTATGTAGTACCGGGCGATGCACCTTATTCGACGCTTAACGAGATGCTGGAATACATAGAGAAGAACGATGAACGCCTAACCATGGGTGTGCAGATGGGGGCTGGTACGCAGCTCAAGGGGCAGGCTCTTGCCGAAGCCGCTGATGGCCAAATTCGCCTGGTTGATGCTGGCAGCGAAGGCCAGCGCGTGCCTATGCTGCTCGGCGGCCAGCTAGACATCAGTGTGTTTAGCATCGCCAACGGCCTGCAGTATGAAGAGAGTGGTGACATTCAGGTTCTGGCCGTGGTCAGCGACAAGGAAGACCCAGCTGCGCCACACTGGCCGACGACTGTCTCTCAGGGCCTCGATATTTCTCTGCCGCTTGTATTCACCATATATAGCCAGAAAGAGTTGAGTGACGAAATTGTGCAGTCCTTAGGTGAAATCAGCGCCATCATTATGGAGCGTGAATCCTTTCAGACAGGCATGGAACGAGTCGGCGTGGTGCCCGCCTTCCGCCCTTCAGATGAAGCCGAGGAGTTCGTCAGCCAGGAAGAGCATATGGTCAGCAAGTTGCTGGAAGAGTAA
- a CDS encoding tripartite tricarboxylate transporter permease, whose protein sequence is MFDIFLISLTELISPVNLLLIMGACILGLVVGSLPGLNASMAVAIMLPLTFSLSPGVGLAVMIAVYIGGLSGGMVSAVLLNMPGTPSSIATTFEGYPMAQRGEAVKALGTCALASFAGGLFSLLLLVMFAPIISRVAIKLGPAEYFSLSLMALTLVVALSRGSMIKGMLAGLLGLLIGTVGFAPVDGTARFTFGSISMMSGLGIIPVMIGLFAISQVLRDAYESKELPSINLDIKGVGVTLREVRNNIVNVIRSSLIGVGIGVLPGIGGTASNMIAYGVAQQSSRTPEKFGKGTVEGLWATESANNASIGGALLPLITLGIPGDGVTAILIGAFMIHGLQPGPLLFVNNPGVVSSVYAAFMLAVLFVVVFQLLTLKIFPRVLRIPQHYMLPVLVVLSVIGAYASDYRLFDVWIMLAVGVTTVAIGLAKLPLGPLVLGFVLGPIVETNLRRALMHSDGAVDIFFTRPISVSFLAIAVIVVTLSLFPNLLKSLVPKRFRRTKTH, encoded by the coding sequence ATGTTCGATATTTTCTTGATCAGCCTTACTGAGCTGATATCCCCCGTCAATCTCCTGTTAATCATGGGGGCATGTATTCTTGGCCTGGTGGTCGGTTCTCTGCCCGGCCTCAACGCGTCGATGGCGGTGGCCATCATGCTTCCGTTAACCTTCAGTTTGTCTCCCGGGGTTGGACTAGCAGTGATGATTGCCGTGTATATCGGCGGGCTTTCCGGCGGTATGGTTTCTGCCGTATTGCTCAATATGCCGGGGACGCCCTCGTCGATCGCCACCACCTTTGAAGGCTACCCGATGGCGCAGCGCGGCGAGGCCGTGAAGGCGTTAGGAACATGTGCGCTGGCGTCATTTGCCGGCGGTCTTTTTAGTCTGCTGTTGTTGGTCATGTTCGCGCCAATCATCTCACGCGTAGCGATCAAGCTGGGCCCGGCGGAGTATTTTTCGCTATCGCTAATGGCGCTGACGTTGGTGGTGGCGCTATCACGGGGTTCGATGATTAAGGGGATGCTAGCCGGTCTGCTGGGCTTGCTGATTGGTACGGTAGGCTTCGCTCCAGTGGACGGCACGGCACGCTTTACCTTCGGCTCGATCAGCATGATGTCTGGGCTTGGCATCATTCCGGTGATGATCGGCCTGTTCGCCATTTCCCAAGTGCTGCGTGATGCCTACGAAAGTAAGGAGTTGCCGAGCATAAATCTGGATATCAAGGGAGTTGGTGTGACTTTGCGCGAAGTGCGCAACAACATAGTGAATGTTATCCGCTCATCGCTGATCGGTGTGGGTATCGGGGTATTGCCGGGTATCGGTGGCACGGCTTCCAACATGATCGCCTACGGCGTGGCGCAGCAGTCCTCTAGGACTCCTGAAAAATTCGGCAAGGGAACCGTCGAGGGGCTGTGGGCCACCGAGTCAGCCAATAATGCCAGTATAGGCGGGGCCCTGCTGCCACTGATTACTCTGGGAATACCTGGCGACGGAGTCACTGCGATTCTGATCGGCGCCTTCATGATCCATGGGCTGCAGCCGGGGCCGCTGCTGTTTGTCAACAATCCGGGCGTCGTGAGTTCGGTCTATGCCGCCTTCATGCTGGCCGTGCTTTTCGTAGTGGTTTTTCAGCTACTGACATTAAAGATATTTCCGCGTGTGCTTAGAATACCCCAGCACTACATGCTGCCTGTTTTGGTAGTGCTGTCGGTTATTGGTGCCTATGCATCCGACTATCGCCTGTTCGATGTCTGGATCATGCTGGCAGTGGGTGTAACCACTGTGGCCATCGGCCTAGCCAAGCTTCCGCTAGGCCCTCTGGTGTTGGGTTTCGTGTTAGGGCCGATCGTCGAGACCAATCTGCGTCGCGCACTGATGCATTCCGACGGAGCAGTGGACATCTTTTTCACCCGGCCGATATCGGTCAGCTTCTTGGCCATCGCGGTGATCGTGGTGACCCTTTCGCTGTTCCCGAACCTGCTCAAGAGTCTGGTGCCCAAGCGCTTCAGGCGTACCAAGACTCACTGA
- a CDS encoding NAD(P)-dependent oxidoreductase, translating to MKTLLITGAGGRVGKILRPLLRQRYRLRLLDTQPIEVTTSEEEGIIGDLRDSDILQQAVQGVDGILHLACVHGTELDFDDTLDVNYRATLALLEAARHAAVGRFIFASSHHVVGQYRADALPGDDASPAPDSYYGLSKAFGEAACAMYAQRFGIATLSIRIGNADPRVIDARRRRLWISARDLAQLINIGMTHEQLEHAIVYGISRSPDPMFKNTIAQTLGYCPQDNAEDFIDPKFINFDAMTEAEGPDYVGGGYAGSQLK from the coding sequence ATGAAAACACTGCTGATCACCGGTGCAGGGGGACGCGTTGGCAAGATACTCCGTCCTCTTCTTCGCCAGCGTTACCGCCTTCGCCTGCTTGATACCCAACCTATCGAGGTGACCACTTCCGAAGAAGAAGGCATCATTGGCGACTTACGCGATTCGGATATTCTCCAGCAAGCCGTACAGGGGGTAGATGGCATCCTGCATTTGGCATGCGTCCATGGGACTGAGCTCGATTTTGACGACACTTTGGATGTTAACTACCGTGCCACTCTCGCACTACTCGAAGCCGCCAGACATGCAGCGGTAGGACGCTTTATTTTCGCCAGCAGCCACCATGTGGTAGGCCAATATCGAGCAGACGCCCTCCCTGGCGACGATGCTTCACCCGCACCCGACAGCTACTACGGTCTAAGTAAGGCTTTTGGGGAAGCGGCTTGCGCCATGTATGCTCAGCGTTTCGGTATCGCCACTCTATCTATCCGTATTGGCAATGCTGATCCGAGAGTTATAGACGCGCGCCGTCGGCGCCTCTGGATCAGCGCCCGTGACCTCGCACAACTGATTAACATCGGCATGACCCATGAGCAACTTGAGCATGCCATCGTCTACGGCATTTCACGCAGCCCCGACCCCATGTTCAAAAACACAATTGCCCAGACGTTAGGGTACTGCCCTCAAGACAATGCTGAGGATTTCATCGACCCAAAATTCATCAATTTTGATGCCATGACCGAGGCTGAGGGGCCCGACTATGTTGGCGGTGGCTACGCTGGGAGCCAACTGAAATGA
- a CDS encoding UxaA family hydrolase, with product MADKECRAKEPVIRLDSHDNVVVARVAIEAGTEIVSEGITSLQDVPVGHKVAARLIREGEPVLKYNTVIGYASEDIPPGSWMHSHNIAFGETARDYRYSEDYVPTELLPPEQRATFQGFVREDGRVATRNYLGVFIVGNCGATVARKIANHFTDERLTGFPNVDGVVPFVHEMGCGMEMTGEPMDLLRRTLAGYIRHPNTGGALLIALGCERNNIWGFLEQEGLNENEMLRTLVIQEVGGVGNAIKQGVSLIESMLPKANEARREPVPAEHLVIGMQCGGSDGFSGLSANPALGAAVDILVRHGGTAILSETSEIFGVEHTLTSRSVTPEVGRKLVERIEWWLEYNKGRDTQINGRVSPGNNAGGLANVLEKSLGGAKKGGNAPLMEVYKYAEPVTQHGLVFMDTPGYDPVSATGQIAGGANLIAFTTGRGSCFGSFPAPTFKLASNTPMYQRMEGDMDINCGVVIDGDATIQEMGQRIFERLLAHASGERTKSEDNGVGEDEFVPWPIGVLA from the coding sequence ATGGCGGATAAAGAGTGCAGGGCCAAGGAGCCCGTCATTCGTTTGGACTCCCACGACAATGTGGTGGTCGCTAGGGTGGCCATCGAAGCGGGCACCGAGATAGTTAGCGAAGGTATTACCTCACTGCAAGACGTGCCGGTGGGTCACAAAGTGGCAGCACGGTTGATCCGTGAAGGCGAGCCGGTGCTCAAATACAACACCGTGATTGGCTATGCCAGCGAGGATATACCGCCAGGTAGTTGGATGCACAGCCACAACATCGCCTTTGGCGAGACCGCGCGCGATTATCGCTATAGCGAAGACTACGTGCCTACCGAGTTGCTGCCACCCGAGCAGCGCGCCACTTTCCAAGGCTTCGTTCGAGAAGATGGCCGGGTCGCAACGCGCAACTACTTGGGTGTATTCATCGTTGGTAACTGTGGTGCCACTGTGGCGCGCAAAATTGCCAACCATTTCACCGATGAGCGTCTTACGGGGTTCCCTAATGTCGATGGTGTGGTGCCCTTTGTGCATGAGATGGGCTGTGGCATGGAAATGACAGGCGAGCCCATGGATCTACTGCGCCGTACCTTGGCCGGCTATATTCGGCACCCTAATACGGGAGGCGCCCTGTTGATCGCGTTAGGTTGCGAGCGCAACAACATCTGGGGATTCCTTGAGCAGGAGGGTTTGAACGAAAACGAAATGCTTAGGACCTTAGTGATTCAAGAGGTCGGCGGAGTCGGCAATGCTATCAAGCAGGGAGTCAGTCTGATCGAAAGCATGCTTCCAAAGGCAAATGAGGCGCGCCGAGAGCCTGTCCCTGCCGAACACCTGGTGATTGGCATGCAGTGTGGCGGCTCTGATGGCTTTTCGGGACTCTCCGCCAACCCAGCGTTGGGGGCAGCGGTGGATATCCTAGTGCGCCACGGCGGTACTGCGATTCTTTCCGAAACGTCCGAGATTTTCGGTGTTGAGCATACTTTGACCTCGCGTTCCGTCACGCCCGAGGTAGGTAGGAAGCTCGTCGAGCGCATCGAATGGTGGCTCGAGTACAACAAGGGGCGCGATACCCAAATTAACGGACGCGTCAGCCCCGGCAATAATGCTGGGGGGCTCGCAAATGTACTGGAGAAATCATTGGGTGGGGCCAAGAAAGGTGGTAATGCGCCATTGATGGAGGTGTACAAATACGCCGAGCCGGTCACGCAGCATGGCTTAGTCTTTATGGACACTCCGGGTTACGACCCAGTCTCGGCGACGGGGCAGATCGCCGGTGGAGCCAATTTGATCGCCTTTACCACTGGACGCGGTTCCTGCTTCGGCTCTTTCCCCGCCCCGACCTTCAAGCTGGCCAGTAACACGCCTATGTATCAGCGTATGGAAGGCGACATGGATATTAATTGCGGCGTTGTCATCGACGGTGATGCCACCATCCAGGAGATGGGGCAGCGCATTTTTGAGCGTCTACTGGCGCATGCTTCCGGTGAAAGAACCAAGAGTGAAGATAACGGCGTGGGCGAAGATGAGTTCGTACCCTGGCCAATTGGTGTGCTGGCTTGA
- a CDS encoding tripartite tricarboxylate transporter TctB family protein, whose amino-acid sequence MAIYERGTGIAFMLLAVAVFVVARQYPSGMMGDPGPQLMPITIAVLMFPLGLVLALKKPERQASSQDEEVGDVGGGEKLDLGRLVLVGVLLLSMVGFVLMVEYLGTIVAIMIYIWIATLLLGERSLKAAAQYLVFALATGAVLYAVLYQFFRMSLPSGMFF is encoded by the coding sequence ATGGCGATATATGAACGTGGTACTGGCATTGCCTTTATGCTGCTTGCAGTAGCGGTATTTGTGGTCGCCAGGCAGTATCCCTCCGGCATGATGGGGGATCCCGGTCCGCAATTGATGCCCATCACGATTGCAGTGCTGATGTTTCCACTGGGACTCGTGTTGGCGCTCAAGAAACCTGAACGGCAAGCTTCGAGCCAGGACGAGGAAGTCGGTGACGTTGGTGGTGGTGAAAAGCTTGACCTAGGACGCCTGGTACTGGTCGGTGTGCTGCTGCTCAGTATGGTGGGGTTCGTGTTAATGGTCGAGTACCTCGGTACGATTGTTGCCATCATGATTTATATCTGGATCGCTACACTGCTGCTAGGTGAGCGTTCTCTCAAAGCCGCTGCCCAATATCTAGTTTTTGCGCTAGCTACTGGCGCGGTTTTGTACGCGGTTCTCTATCAATTCTTCAGAATGTCACTGCCCTCGGGCATGTTTTTCTAA
- a CDS encoding mandelate racemase/muconate lactonizing enzyme family protein has translation MKICSLDTFIVDIPFFDGGKGIGITPTTWNSLETVLIRLEDEAGNVGWGEAFGYFTADAVKAVLDRLISPLIVGATIEDIVSYNQALQQRLHLFGRYGITLFAISGIDIALWDLKARREQVPLHQLFSNQARSQIPVYASLVRYADGPLAAEICQKALASGFTDLKLHEITLEEIRACRVVVGDSTPMAVDVNCSWSEAETHSRLTELKELSIAWLEEPIFPPEDYAKLAEVRGGGVALACGENWCTSMQFSAAIERGAVDYVQPSVTKVGGISEWLSIARKAEEANVALMPHTPYFGPGLFASLHLAAAFPQAIQLEYLFVEPKAWLFDVEGHRQNNQFLLPEGPGLGVTPDHEVLARYRRA, from the coding sequence ATGAAGATCTGCTCACTTGATACCTTTATCGTCGACATCCCTTTTTTCGATGGCGGTAAGGGCATTGGCATTACGCCCACGACGTGGAACAGCTTGGAAACAGTTCTGATCCGCCTGGAAGACGAGGCCGGCAATGTCGGCTGGGGGGAGGCCTTTGGCTACTTCACCGCCGATGCTGTTAAGGCCGTTCTCGACAGGTTGATATCTCCTCTTATCGTGGGAGCCACAATCGAGGATATCGTTAGTTACAATCAAGCCCTGCAGCAACGACTCCATCTATTTGGCCGCTACGGGATTACCCTATTCGCCATTTCCGGTATCGATATTGCCCTATGGGACCTTAAAGCTCGGCGCGAACAAGTTCCCTTGCACCAACTCTTTAGTAACCAAGCACGTTCGCAAATACCAGTTTACGCAAGCCTGGTTCGCTATGCGGATGGCCCGCTTGCTGCTGAAATATGCCAGAAAGCGTTAGCCAGTGGTTTCACTGATCTCAAGTTACATGAAATAACGCTAGAAGAGATTCGTGCCTGCCGAGTAGTCGTGGGGGACAGCACGCCTATGGCTGTGGACGTTAACTGTAGTTGGAGCGAAGCGGAAACTCATTCACGTCTTACTGAACTTAAAGAGTTATCCATCGCCTGGCTGGAAGAGCCCATTTTCCCACCGGAAGACTATGCCAAGCTCGCCGAGGTGAGGGGCGGCGGTGTGGCCTTGGCCTGCGGCGAAAACTGGTGTACCTCCATGCAGTTCTCAGCGGCTATCGAGAGGGGGGCGGTGGATTATGTGCAGCCCAGCGTGACTAAGGTGGGTGGTATCAGCGAATGGCTGAGCATCGCCCGTAAAGCCGAAGAGGCTAACGTTGCCTTGATGCCCCATACGCCCTATTTCGGGCCTGGCCTTTTCGCGAGCCTCCACTTGGCGGCAGCCTTCCCCCAGGCTATCCAACTCGAATACCTCTTTGTTGAGCCAAAGGCGTGGCTATTCGACGTGGAGGGGCATCGCCAAAATAATCAGTTCCTGCTTCCCGAGGGGCCTGGCCTGGGCGTTACTCCCGATCACGAAGTGCTGGCGCGCTACCGTCGGGCTTGA
- a CDS encoding IclR family transcriptional regulator yields the protein MTQAIQAPSKRAQKATINDGGGGGTQLLDKALNIVELVAHSNKRLTAHDIAIEMGYTKPTAYRILAALVRRGMLSLDNRDQAYELGLRFAELTTSLRSSHRFLMLIENDLINLSARTGETVTVGIAEKDSVRIVSRYSLGYEVTVGASSGSKRPFHASGIGKVALAFLPAEQSSQHMKRIHFQALTPRTLQNEDALEEELRLIRARGYAIDDEEIIEGVRCVAQPLLSRQGELIGAISLSAPTYRMPPHRVRTIAIALGHISNALAERLSLPSQHYDAPASQLSCLHEGGLFKPLAIGMHRKHLVVMDAMAPALHFFTADGMLVETRELPFTPRHGAISANGQIMLARGREWFEWISTTQTLVARGEQESAISALAFDGERLYLGLDGDTPRIVAAECETPPIMLANMPRLMVCDQGRVAVSHSEDASVELLQLADGASLAHVREDASVGDLCGLMLHNQTLFTTGDHARYIRQTHIETGSQDYLIAPECHITAIARVGDHIYLAGANLDAVLDDESTHIPGSLYRLPTND from the coding sequence ATGACCCAAGCCATCCAGGCGCCCTCCAAGCGGGCACAAAAGGCCACCATTAACGACGGCGGCGGCGGAGGCACACAACTACTCGACAAGGCTCTCAATATCGTCGAGTTGGTGGCGCACTCTAACAAGCGCCTTACCGCACACGACATCGCTATCGAGATGGGCTACACCAAGCCCACCGCTTATCGCATTCTCGCCGCCCTGGTGAGACGCGGCATGCTGTCACTGGACAATCGAGACCAAGCCTACGAGTTGGGCCTACGTTTCGCCGAACTCACCACCAGCCTGCGCTCTAGTCATCGCTTTTTGATGCTCATAGAGAATGACTTGATCAATCTTTCGGCACGCACCGGCGAAACTGTCACTGTGGGCATTGCCGAAAAGGATTCAGTACGCATTGTCAGTCGTTACAGCCTAGGCTATGAGGTTACAGTAGGCGCCTCGAGCGGCAGTAAGCGCCCCTTTCACGCCTCAGGCATCGGCAAGGTTGCACTCGCGTTCCTGCCTGCCGAGCAAAGTTCACAGCACATGAAGCGTATCCACTTCCAGGCCCTGACTCCTCGGACATTGCAGAACGAGGATGCCCTAGAAGAAGAGCTGCGATTGATTCGCGCTCGCGGCTACGCCATTGATGACGAGGAAATCATCGAAGGCGTACGCTGCGTGGCACAACCACTGCTGAGTCGGCAAGGTGAGCTGATAGGCGCTATCAGCCTCTCGGCTCCTACCTACCGCATGCCGCCTCATCGTGTACGCACGATCGCCATCGCGCTCGGTCATATCTCCAACGCCTTGGCAGAGCGTCTGAGCCTTCCGAGCCAACACTATGATGCTCCTGCCTCACAGCTCAGCTGCCTGCACGAAGGTGGCCTGTTCAAGCCGCTGGCGATCGGCATGCATCGCAAGCACCTAGTAGTCATGGACGCCATGGCGCCGGCGCTGCACTTCTTCACGGCGGATGGAATGCTCGTCGAAACCAGAGAACTCCCTTTCACACCTCGCCATGGTGCCATCTCCGCCAACGGACAGATCATGCTGGCTCGGGGACGTGAATGGTTCGAGTGGATATCAACAACGCAAACACTAGTCGCGCGAGGCGAGCAGGAGTCAGCCATCAGCGCCCTGGCCTTCGATGGCGAACGACTCTATCTGGGACTGGATGGCGATACACCGCGCATCGTCGCGGCAGAATGCGAAACACCTCCTATCATGCTGGCAAATATGCCGCGCCTAATGGTCTGCGACCAAGGCAGGGTAGCGGTGAGCCATAGTGAGGATGCCAGCGTCGAGCTTCTGCAGCTTGCCGACGGCGCCTCTCTAGCACATGTCAGGGAGGACGCCAGCGTTGGCGATTTATGCGGTCTGATGTTGCATAACCAGACGCTGTTCACCACGGGCGACCACGCACGCTATATTCGCCAGACTCATATCGAAACCGGTAGTCAGGACTATCTGATTGCTCCCGAATGCCATATCACCGCAATTGCACGAGTGGGTGATCACATTTACTTGGCCGGAGCCAACCTCGACGCCGTACTTGATGACGAAAGCACCCACATCCCGGGCTCTCTATACCGGCTGCCAACCAATGACTGA